A portion of the Pseudomonadota bacterium genome contains these proteins:
- a CDS encoding peroxiredoxin has translation MTDTTRVQEGDQAPDFSLPTDGGGSVTLSALAGKPVVVFFYPKDDTSGCTKEAIGFTEHKGDFDAAGATLLGVSPDSVKSHDKFKAKHNLDVHLAADEEKVAAEAYGVWVEKSMYGKKYMGIERSTFLIGSDGKIAKAWRKVKVPGHVEDVLATVKAL, from the coding sequence ATGACCGACACGACGCGCGTTCAAGAAGGCGATCAAGCGCCAGATTTCTCCCTGCCGACCGACGGAGGTGGATCGGTGACACTCTCTGCACTTGCAGGCAAACCGGTGGTGGTCTTTTTCTATCCAAAAGACGACACATCCGGCTGCACAAAGGAGGCGATCGGCTTCACGGAACACAAGGGCGACTTCGACGCGGCGGGCGCGACTTTGCTCGGCGTTTCACCGGACTCCGTGAAAAGCCACGACAAGTTCAAAGCCAAGCACAATCTCGACGTTCACCTGGCCGCCGACGAAGAAAAGGTGGCCGCGGAGGCCTATGGGGTGTGGGTCGAAAAATCGATGTATGGCAAAAAGTACATGGGCATTGAGCGGTCCACCTTCCTTATCGGCAGCGACGGAAAAATCGCCAAGGCATGGCGCAAGGTGAAGGTCCCCGGCCACGTCGAGGATGTTCTGGCGACCGTCAAAGCGCTGTAG
- a CDS encoding ferritin-like domain-containing protein, with product MQSLAEEAVRVVSEPDLANKSRHAYAVAKAWFGGSIRTGHVRGAFPDDPGRPPKPDLLPPSRMPRRSKGGLKGRIALLHALAHIELNAVDLTWDMIARSAGERLPLSYFNNWVQVGLEEAKHFKMLADRLEELGSHYGALPAHAGLWEAAQSTGDDLTARLAIIPLVLEARGLDVTPSTIDQLVASGDEQSAAILHIIYRDEKKHVAFGAKWFRFLCDRDGKAPEPTFHHLVRRHFRGAIKPPTNDRARSEAGLTPGFYKPLMPVVGT from the coding sequence GTGCAGTCCCTCGCCGAAGAAGCGGTTCGCGTCGTCTCAGAACCGGATCTCGCGAACAAGTCCCGGCACGCCTACGCGGTGGCGAAAGCTTGGTTCGGCGGATCGATACGGACGGGACACGTGCGAGGCGCGTTTCCCGACGATCCGGGGCGTCCCCCCAAGCCAGACCTGCTGCCGCCCAGCCGCATGCCCCGCCGCTCGAAGGGCGGCCTGAAAGGTCGGATAGCCCTGCTGCATGCGTTGGCGCACATCGAACTCAATGCTGTCGACCTGACGTGGGACATGATCGCCCGATCGGCGGGAGAGCGCTTGCCACTGTCATACTTCAACAATTGGGTCCAGGTCGGCCTTGAGGAGGCGAAGCACTTCAAGATGCTGGCCGACCGGCTGGAGGAGCTTGGCAGCCACTATGGAGCTTTGCCAGCCCATGCTGGGCTGTGGGAGGCAGCGCAATCCACCGGCGATGATCTGACGGCAAGGCTTGCGATTATCCCACTCGTTCTCGAAGCACGGGGGCTTGATGTCACGCCCAGCACCATCGACCAGCTGGTTGCATCCGGCGACGAGCAGAGCGCAGCCATTTTGCACATCATCTATCGCGATGAGAAAAAGCACGTGGCGTTCGGAGCAAAATGGTTCCGATTTTTGTGCGATCGGGATGGCAAAGCTCCCGAACCGACCTTCCACCACCTCGTCCGCCGCCACTTCCGTGGTGCCATCAAGCCGCCCACGAACGATCGCGCGCGATCCGAAGCTGGCCTCACCCCCGGTTTCTACAAGCCTCTGATGCCAGTGGTTGGGACGTAA
- a CDS encoding M23 family metallopeptidase, producing MASQASNSNGSTNFQQSVHAKQLRRARNERRIIFAHGQHVQVLRVPPIVGLLIVLVILAGATAIIGSASYLFFRDELFTASIKRQHQIQVAYEDRISELRREIDRITSRQLLNQQAYEARVERLLGEHHALSAQSARLDTLLDQAGALGLMPREAPPSPIVPPNNPARFGSSFAPLSDDNLITGSVPRLPVDGYGVSTASAGSDPGSVLTSIEETLEVQAHNQLVAIQGLAATSQSRVDQIVSNLSAVGIRPSLPSAQATTSTSYLFDGIGGPLLPATGNPGALADAVGDAMRALADLEAVREVVDDVPVAAPTHGARLSSRFGNRRDPFTRRTAFHSGIDYAAPTGHPIYAAADGVVTRARRAGGYGLMIEIDHPNGLSTRYAHLSRMLVSTGTRVEAGELIGRMGSTGRSTGPHLHYEVRRGNRAIDPMPFVQAGRSLQGL from the coding sequence ATGGCGTCTCAAGCTTCGAACTCGAACGGTTCAACCAACTTTCAACAGTCGGTCCATGCCAAGCAGTTGCGGCGAGCCCGTAATGAGCGTCGCATTATTTTTGCGCATGGTCAGCATGTGCAGGTTCTTCGCGTACCGCCCATTGTCGGCTTGCTGATCGTTCTGGTCATTCTAGCAGGAGCTACCGCGATCATTGGGTCGGCGAGCTATCTGTTTTTTCGCGATGAGCTTTTCACCGCCAGTATCAAACGACAGCACCAGATACAGGTGGCCTATGAGGACCGAATTTCCGAATTGCGGCGGGAGATTGACCGGATCACCAGCCGACAGCTCCTGAACCAGCAGGCCTATGAGGCGCGCGTCGAACGCCTTCTGGGCGAGCACCACGCATTGAGCGCACAAAGCGCGCGCCTAGACACCCTGCTTGATCAGGCCGGCGCACTGGGACTTATGCCGCGGGAAGCACCGCCCTCTCCCATCGTTCCGCCGAACAATCCTGCGCGATTTGGCTCGTCGTTTGCGCCCTTGAGCGATGACAATCTGATCACCGGTAGCGTGCCGCGCCTTCCAGTTGATGGGTACGGCGTCTCAACGGCGTCGGCAGGCTCCGATCCTGGCAGCGTGCTGACGAGCATCGAAGAAACGCTTGAAGTTCAGGCGCACAATCAGCTGGTCGCGATACAGGGGCTTGCGGCGACCAGCCAGTCTCGGGTCGATCAGATCGTATCCAATCTTTCAGCGGTTGGAATCCGGCCGTCATTACCGAGCGCCCAAGCGACGACATCGACCTCATATCTGTTTGATGGAATTGGTGGACCGCTTCTCCCCGCGACGGGCAATCCAGGCGCACTGGCTGACGCTGTGGGCGATGCGATGAGGGCTTTGGCCGATCTCGAAGCCGTTCGTGAGGTTGTCGATGATGTACCAGTCGCCGCTCCAACACATGGCGCACGGTTATCATCGCGTTTCGGCAATCGGCGTGACCCCTTTACGCGGCGCACGGCTTTTCATTCCGGCATCGACTACGCTGCGCCGACTGGCCATCCGATCTACGCTGCGGCCGATGGCGTGGTTACCCGCGCACGACGTGCTGGTGGCTACGGGCTCATGATTGAGATCGACCATCCCAATGGTCTAAGCACCCGTTACGCGCATTTGAGCAGGATGCTGGTTTCGACTGGGACCCGGGTCGAAGCTGGAGAGTTGATCGGGCGCATGGGCTCAACAGGCCGTAGCACAGGTCCTCATCTCCATTACGAGGTTCGGCGCGGCAACCGCGCAATTGATCCCATGCCGTTTGTGCAAGCCGGGCGTTCGCTCCAAGGGCTCTGA
- the prfB gene encoding peptide chain release factor 2 (programmed frameshift), with product MRAEAQRLVDDIEQALTLLRRHLDWDAANKRLDELNALAEDPRLWDDPQKAQEAMRERQKLENAISGISTMTADLTDTAELIELGEVDGDDEMAEEGVSALKTMATKARRLQIEALLSGEADGNDTYVEVHSGAGGTESQDWASMLLRMYTRWAEGSGRKVELLEEQSGEEVGIKSATLLVKGDDAYGWLKTEAGVHRLVRISPFDSNARRHTSFASVWIYPVVDDTIQIEINESDCRIDTYRASGAGGQHVNTTDSAVRITHNPTGIVVQCQSERSQHKNRATAWNMLRARLYELELQKREEAANAEAAAKTDIGWGHQIRSYVLQPYQLVKDLRTGHESTSPSDVLDGKLDAFMEATLAQRAYGGGAEVEDID from the exons ATGCGCGCTGAAGCCCAGCGTCTCGTAGACGACATCGAGCAGGCGCTCACCCTGCTAAGGAGGCATCTT GACTGGGATGCAGCCAACAAACGCCTTGATGAGCTAAACGCGCTCGCCGAAGACCCACGTCTATGGGATGACCCGCAGAAAGCTCAGGAGGCCATGCGCGAGCGTCAGAAGCTTGAGAACGCCATTTCGGGCATCTCCACCATGACCGCAGACCTCACCGATACCGCTGAGCTTATCGAGCTTGGGGAGGTCGATGGCGATGATGAGATGGCTGAGGAAGGGGTTTCGGCTCTCAAGACCATGGCGACCAAGGCGCGCCGCCTGCAGATCGAAGCGCTGTTGTCCGGCGAGGCCGACGGAAACGACACCTATGTGGAAGTGCATTCGGGCGCAGGCGGTACGGAAAGCCAGGATTGGGCGTCGATGCTACTGCGCATGTATACCCGCTGGGCGGAAGGTTCCGGGCGCAAGGTGGAGCTTCTCGAAGAGCAGTCCGGTGAAGAAGTAGGCATCAAATCGGCAACGCTGCTCGTGAAGGGCGACGACGCCTACGGTTGGCTGAAGACCGAAGCGGGCGTGCACCGGCTGGTGCGCATTTCTCCGTTCGATTCGAATGCACGGCGTCACACGTCTTTTGCCAGCGTTTGGATTTATCCGGTCGTTGACGACACCATCCAGATCGAGATCAACGAAAGCGACTGCCGGATTGATACCTACCGGGCTTCCGGTGCTGGCGGGCAGCACGTTAACACCACCGATTCTGCCGTTCGGATCACGCACAATCCCACCGGTATTGTGGTCCAGTGCCAGTCTGAGCGATCACAGCACAAGAATCGGGCGACCGCATGGAACATGCTTCGTGCTCGGCTTTACGAACTTGAACTGCAAAAGCGCGAGGAAGCTGCCAACGCCGAAGCCGCCGCCAAGACTGATATAGGCTGGGGACACCAGATTCGCTCCTATGTCCTGCAGCCTTATCAACTCGTGAAGGACCTGCGCACCGGCCATGAAAGCACCTCGCCGTCGGACGTGCTCGACGGGAAGCTTGACGCTTTTATGGAAGCGACGCTCGCGCAACGGGCGTACGGCGGCGGTGCCGAAGTCGAAGATATCGACTAA
- a CDS encoding penicillin-binding protein 1A, protein MFARLIGYLFGIGAVGALIVAGVVAYGIHYYSQDLPDYTVLSDYAPPVMTRVHASDGELIAEYARERRLFLPIQSVPDVLKAAFLSAEDKNFYNHGGLDFTGIARAVVVNIENLGSDRRPVGASTITQQVAKNFLLTSDVAIERKIREAILALRMETAFSKDEILELYLNEIYLGLGAYGIAAASLVYFDKSVHELTLAEAAYLAALPKAPNNYHPFRQTERAIERRDWVLDRMLENGYITVDQADAAQAEALNVLPRSTGTFLAASDYFAEEVRRQIAQRYGDDGLYTGGLSVRTTLDPVLQSYARRAMHDGLIGYDRNAGWRGPITQIDPTGDWGVTLSEVERLSDLDEWMLAVVLAKGADGVQIGLQPRRSASGQLLEERLTGMIPSSGLSWAGDDPLNVGDVVYVEPQTAESGSVTFALQQIPEVSGGMVVMDPFTGRVLAMVGGFSFDQSQFNRATQAQRQPGSAFKTVVYAAALDNGYTPSSVVMDAPIEIDQGGSLGVWRPQNYSDRFYGPQTLRVGIEQSRNVMTVRLARDMGMPLVSEYSRRFGVYDDLSPVLAMSLGSGETTVMRMAAAYAVIANGGRFIEPTLIDRVQDRYGQTIFRHDARVCEGCQAEAWQNQEEPAIIDERAQVLDPMTAYQVTSMLEGVVRRGTARGISGRLENWAIAGKTGTTNDNRDAWFVGYSTDLVVGIYVGYDTPRNMGRPATGGGLAAPIFADFMEEALEGQPRTEFQIPRGLDLIPIDRRTGLQVAAGTEGSILEAFRPGTSPPSTYSIIGFTDNMGRELTVDPQADRAVVSGTGGLY, encoded by the coding sequence ATGTTTGCACGGTTGATCGGCTATCTCTTCGGAATTGGTGCAGTGGGTGCACTGATCGTTGCCGGGGTCGTGGCATACGGGATCCATTACTATTCGCAGGACTTGCCGGACTATACCGTGCTCAGTGATTACGCGCCGCCGGTCATGACCCGCGTCCATGCGTCAGACGGCGAATTGATCGCCGAGTATGCGCGCGAGCGTCGGCTTTTCCTGCCGATACAGTCCGTTCCTGACGTTCTCAAAGCGGCGTTCTTGTCCGCCGAGGACAAGAATTTCTACAATCATGGCGGACTGGATTTCACCGGCATCGCGCGTGCGGTAGTCGTCAACATCGAGAACCTGGGGTCCGATCGGCGTCCGGTGGGCGCGTCAACCATCACCCAACAGGTCGCCAAAAACTTTCTCCTCACCAGTGATGTTGCCATCGAACGTAAGATCCGAGAGGCGATACTGGCGCTGCGGATGGAGACAGCGTTCTCCAAAGACGAAATCCTCGAACTGTATCTCAACGAGATTTACCTTGGCCTTGGCGCGTATGGCATTGCCGCGGCCTCTCTGGTGTATTTCGATAAATCGGTCCACGAGTTGACACTGGCAGAAGCGGCTTACCTTGCCGCGCTGCCGAAGGCGCCAAACAATTATCACCCCTTCCGCCAGACCGAACGGGCGATTGAGCGGCGCGACTGGGTCCTCGATCGAATGCTTGAAAACGGCTACATCACCGTTGACCAGGCGGACGCTGCCCAAGCGGAGGCCTTGAATGTCCTGCCGCGTTCAACTGGTACGTTTCTCGCAGCGTCAGATTACTTTGCCGAGGAGGTGCGCCGCCAGATCGCCCAGCGCTATGGTGATGACGGTCTGTACACAGGTGGTCTTTCCGTCCGCACAACCCTCGATCCTGTGCTTCAGTCTTATGCGCGGCGGGCGATGCATGATGGCCTGATTGGCTACGACCGCAATGCAGGTTGGCGCGGCCCCATCACGCAGATCGATCCTACCGGCGACTGGGGGGTTACCCTGAGCGAAGTCGAACGATTGTCCGACCTTGATGAATGGATGCTCGCAGTTGTTCTCGCCAAAGGCGCCGATGGCGTGCAGATTGGTCTTCAGCCCCGACGGTCGGCATCTGGACAGCTTCTTGAAGAACGACTGACCGGGATGATCCCGTCGTCCGGTCTGAGCTGGGCGGGTGACGACCCTCTCAACGTCGGCGACGTGGTTTACGTTGAACCGCAAACCGCTGAAAGCGGCAGCGTTACATTTGCACTCCAGCAAATACCCGAAGTGTCCGGCGGAATGGTCGTGATGGACCCGTTCACCGGGCGCGTCCTGGCTATGGTCGGCGGCTTCTCCTTCGATCAAAGCCAGTTCAACCGGGCCACACAGGCTCAACGGCAGCCCGGATCGGCGTTCAAGACGGTTGTCTACGCGGCTGCCCTCGACAATGGCTACACACCATCCAGCGTCGTGATGGATGCTCCGATCGAGATCGACCAAGGCGGGAGTTTGGGCGTTTGGCGTCCCCAGAACTATTCGGATCGCTTCTATGGCCCGCAGACGCTCCGCGTCGGTATTGAACAATCGCGTAACGTTATGACGGTTCGGCTCGCCCGCGATATGGGGATGCCTTTGGTCTCCGAATATTCACGGCGCTTTGGTGTCTATGACGATCTGAGCCCAGTCCTTGCCATGTCCCTTGGTTCAGGCGAGACCACCGTGATGCGCATGGCAGCTGCGTACGCGGTCATCGCCAACGGTGGCCGGTTCATTGAGCCGACCTTGATCGACCGGGTGCAGGATCGTTACGGCCAAACAATTTTCCGGCATGATGCGCGCGTGTGCGAAGGCTGCCAGGCTGAGGCTTGGCAGAATCAGGAAGAGCCAGCCATCATCGATGAGCGCGCTCAGGTGCTTGATCCCATGACGGCCTACCAGGTCACATCGATGCTTGAGGGCGTCGTTCGCCGCGGTACCGCGCGGGGTATTTCCGGCCGTCTCGAAAACTGGGCGATTGCAGGCAAAACTGGCACGACCAACGACAACCGCGATGCCTGGTTCGTGGGCTACAGCACTGATCTGGTGGTCGGTATCTACGTTGGATACGACACCCCGCGGAACATGGGGCGTCCGGCGACGGGCGGCGGCCTCGCCGCACCGATCTTCGCCGATTTCATGGAAGAAGCCCTGGAAGGCCAGCCCCGTACGGAGTTCCAGATCCCGCGTGGTCTGGATTTGATACCCATCGATCGACGCACCGGGTTGCAGGTCGCTGCCGGGACGGAAGGCTCCATCCTGGAAGCTTTCCGCCCAGGCACATCACCGCCGAGCACCTATTCGATCATCGGCTTCACCGACAATATGGGTCGCGAGCTGACCGTTGATCCGCAAGCAGATCGCGCGGTTGTATCGGGGACCGGCGGGCTCTATTAG
- a CDS encoding N-acetylmuramoyl-L-alanine amidase has product MFALLLSVAAGSGVRAQDADVEREFEQSPVSQASGARIAGDAERTRLVVDFDGELDPQIFFLAEPRRMIIDLPGTDFVAMEGADIEARGLISGFRFGPFAPGRGRIVVDLASSVALDETIILPALDDQPARFVLDLVAAEPAGFAAEVERTRSVFLASVEAPKGDRLDFAPTETGRPTIVIDPGHGGIDSGAVSRSGVLEKTVVLAYARELADLLRETGLYDVYLTRDDDTFIPLAGRVRYAQSRRADLLISIHADSLVRHRELRGATVYTLSDRASDAIARQLVENEARSEMLAGMDVTETADEGVADILVDLTRRETVRYSLGFAEELVDELSTATRMVTNPHRSAGFRVLKAPEIPSVLLELGFLSNAEDERLLVDASWRSRTVAALKTAVDRYFERRVAQAE; this is encoded by the coding sequence ATGTTTGCGCTTCTTCTCTCAGTTGCGGCAGGTTCGGGCGTTCGAGCGCAAGACGCCGACGTGGAGCGCGAATTCGAGCAGTCGCCCGTGTCCCAGGCCTCGGGTGCTCGGATTGCTGGTGATGCGGAGCGGACGCGGTTGGTTGTCGATTTCGACGGCGAGCTCGATCCGCAGATTTTCTTTCTTGCTGAACCTCGGCGCATGATCATCGATCTTCCTGGTACCGATTTTGTGGCCATGGAAGGCGCCGATATTGAAGCGCGCGGACTGATTTCAGGCTTCCGCTTTGGGCCATTTGCGCCCGGTCGCGGGCGAATTGTCGTTGATCTCGCATCGTCAGTTGCGCTGGATGAGACGATTATTCTGCCCGCTTTGGATGACCAACCGGCTCGATTCGTTCTGGATCTCGTCGCAGCCGAGCCTGCTGGTTTCGCGGCCGAGGTGGAGCGCACACGATCTGTTTTCCTCGCCAGCGTCGAAGCGCCGAAGGGCGATCGCCTCGATTTCGCACCAACAGAAACGGGGCGCCCGACGATCGTGATCGATCCAGGTCATGGCGGCATCGACTCGGGCGCTGTAAGCCGTTCCGGCGTGCTGGAAAAAACCGTCGTGCTCGCCTACGCCCGTGAACTGGCGGACCTTTTGAGGGAAACCGGGCTTTACGACGTCTATCTCACCAGAGACGACGACACGTTTATCCCACTTGCGGGACGCGTTCGCTACGCTCAGTCGAGGCGCGCAGACCTTTTGATCTCGATCCACGCTGATTCTTTGGTGCGTCACCGCGAATTGCGCGGAGCGACGGTGTACACGCTCTCGGACCGGGCATCGGACGCGATTGCGCGTCAATTGGTGGAGAACGAAGCGCGGTCGGAAATGCTTGCAGGTATGGACGTCACCGAGACCGCAGATGAGGGTGTTGCGGACATTCTGGTTGATCTCACGCGGCGAGAAACCGTTCGGTATTCGTTGGGCTTTGCCGAAGAGCTTGTCGATGAGTTGTCAACGGCGACCCGCATGGTGACAAATCCCCACCGTTCCGCTGGTTTTAGGGTCTTGAAGGCGCCTGAAATTCCCTCTGTTCTGTTGGAGTTGGGTTTTCTGTCGAACGCGGAAGACGAGCGCCTGTTGGTCGATGCGAGTTGGCGTTCGAGAACGGTCGCGGCCCTAAAGACAGCGGTCGATAGATATTTTGAACGTCGCGTCGCGCAAGCTGAATAG
- a CDS encoding Rne/Rng family ribonuclease — MSSKMLIDATHREETRVVVKRANRVEEFDFETQAKKQLRGNIYLAKVTRVEPSLQAAFVDYGGNRHGFLAFSEIHPDYYQIPQADRDALLEYERQQQAEDEDASTAFSEIEEPEIDASPADEGGADEPADDNDHDDTEDLAEAAADEQDAAEEGAAEENATETGTDEPADDTVIELKADGIDDIELTSSDDIADQAAESVDDAGSDDVLEEVRPRRRNTRRNYKIQEVIKRRQIILVQVVKEERGNKGAALTTYLSLAGRYAVLMPNTPRGGGISRKITSASDRKRLKEVVSDLDVPDGMGVILRTAGANRTKTEIKRDFEYMMRLWETVRDLTLKSAAPMLVYEEGSLIKRSIRDLYSRDIDSVLVAGEDGYREAKDFMRMLMPSHAKNVQAYREPTPLFTAHGVEEALDTMFEPTVRLKSGGYLVINQTEALVAIDVNSGKSTREHNIEDTAVQTNLEAADEIARQLRLRDLAGLIVCDFIDMEEKRNNRAVEKRMKDALKADRARIQVGRISHFGLLEMSRQRIRTSLLESTMEPCPDCGGTGFIRTPSFVALQVLRQAESQLLKHTAHHAQVSLRSEIAVYVLNEKRDMLADLEARYGRRVHFSIDPSLAADAFTVSRGEAADPRDIKAIPTAAVQPMSVDYDDQEADAAAEAAEAAQLAEEVEGSDDANTGENGDGRRKRRRRRRRRNEDTEAETTEVADAAGDPEGATESVDAESADTDEEAEPKRKRRSRRGGRRRRGGRGAQSANGETAGEADDDVQASEELVGDAASAAQVEDSLADAEPSEGDAVEITLADKTDSAAEEVAAEDAGNAQTNGSAVAETQPAEKEPEPEPAPERQPEPVLESSQPEDEGPKRKGWWQRRSFF; from the coding sequence ATGTCATCGAAAATGCTTATCGATGCCACCCACCGGGAAGAAACCCGTGTGGTGGTCAAACGCGCCAATCGTGTTGAGGAATTTGATTTTGAAACCCAGGCGAAGAAACAGCTTCGCGGGAACATTTATCTAGCCAAAGTCACGCGGGTCGAACCGTCGCTGCAAGCGGCGTTTGTCGACTATGGCGGCAATCGGCACGGCTTCCTCGCTTTCTCCGAAATTCATCCCGACTACTACCAAATACCCCAGGCCGACCGCGACGCGTTGCTCGAGTATGAGCGCCAGCAGCAAGCCGAGGACGAGGATGCGTCAACAGCTTTTTCAGAGATAGAAGAGCCTGAGATCGATGCTTCGCCCGCAGACGAAGGCGGCGCAGACGAACCCGCCGATGACAACGATCACGACGATACAGAAGATCTGGCCGAGGCTGCCGCAGACGAGCAAGACGCAGCGGAGGAAGGCGCAGCAGAGGAAAACGCGACTGAGACAGGTACAGATGAACCCGCTGACGACACCGTCATCGAACTGAAAGCCGATGGGATCGACGATATTGAGTTGACCTCCTCGGACGACATCGCGGATCAAGCCGCCGAGAGCGTCGACGATGCGGGTTCCGATGATGTGCTTGAAGAAGTGCGTCCGCGTCGCCGTAACACGCGCCGCAACTATAAAATTCAGGAAGTGATCAAGCGGCGGCAGATCATCTTGGTCCAGGTCGTCAAAGAAGAACGCGGCAACAAAGGCGCTGCGCTAACGACCTATCTTTCGCTTGCAGGACGCTATGCGGTCCTGATGCCCAACACGCCGCGGGGCGGCGGCATCTCGCGCAAGATTACGTCTGCATCGGATCGCAAGCGCCTGAAAGAGGTCGTCAGCGATCTCGACGTGCCGGACGGGATGGGCGTCATTCTGAGAACGGCAGGAGCGAACCGCACCAAGACCGAGATCAAACGCGACTTTGAGTACATGATGCGGCTTTGGGAAACCGTACGCGACCTGACTTTGAAGTCAGCAGCCCCGATGCTGGTGTACGAGGAAGGCAGCCTCATCAAGCGGTCAATCCGCGATCTGTATTCGCGCGATATCGATAGCGTGCTGGTCGCTGGCGAAGACGGCTACCGCGAAGCCAAAGACTTCATGCGCATGCTGATGCCCAGCCACGCCAAGAACGTACAAGCTTATCGTGAACCCACGCCGTTGTTCACCGCCCATGGTGTTGAGGAAGCGCTCGATACGATGTTCGAGCCGACCGTTCGGCTAAAATCAGGCGGTTACTTGGTCATCAATCAGACCGAAGCGCTGGTCGCGATCGACGTCAATTCGGGCAAGTCCACGCGCGAGCACAATATTGAAGACACCGCCGTCCAAACCAATCTCGAAGCTGCCGACGAAATCGCGCGGCAATTAAGGCTGCGCGACCTCGCCGGCCTCATCGTTTGCGACTTCATCGATATGGAGGAGAAGCGCAACAACAGAGCGGTCGAAAAGCGCATGAAAGATGCGCTCAAGGCAGACCGGGCGCGCATCCAGGTTGGCCGCATCTCGCATTTCGGCCTGCTTGAGATGTCTCGGCAACGCATTCGCACATCGCTGCTTGAAAGCACCATGGAGCCCTGCCCTGATTGCGGCGGCACGGGTTTCATCCGCACGCCGTCCTTTGTTGCTTTGCAGGTCTTGCGTCAGGCTGAGTCCCAACTTCTGAAGCATACTGCGCACCATGCGCAGGTAAGCCTGCGCTCGGAAATTGCCGTGTATGTTCTCAATGAAAAGAGAGACATGCTGGCGGATCTTGAAGCGCGCTATGGCCGGCGGGTCCATTTCTCGATTGACCCCAGCCTCGCAGCTGATGCGTTCACCGTCTCGCGCGGCGAAGCAGCCGACCCGCGCGACATCAAGGCGATCCCAACCGCGGCCGTCCAGCCAATGAGTGTGGACTATGATGATCAGGAAGCTGACGCCGCCGCAGAAGCTGCTGAAGCCGCACAACTGGCAGAGGAAGTGGAAGGAAGCGACGACGCAAATACCGGCGAAAACGGAGATGGCCGCCGCAAACGCAGGCGTCGCAGACGTCGTCGCAATGAGGATACCGAAGCCGAAACGACGGAAGTCGCCGACGCAGCAGGGGACCCGGAAGGCGCGACCGAAAGCGTGGACGCAGAAAGCGCTGACACCGACGAAGAGGCGGAACCCAAACGTAAGCGCCGTTCGCGCCGTGGTGGTCGCCGCCGTCGCGGGGGTCGTGGTGCCCAAAGTGCAAATGGTGAGACCGCTGGCGAAGCCGATGACGACGTCCAGGCTAGTGAGGAACTGGTCGGGGACGCTGCCTCAGCCGCACAGGTTGAAGACAGCTTGGCAGACGCAGAGCCGAGCGAAGGCGATGCGGTCGAGATCACACTAGCTGACAAGACAGACAGTGCGGCTGAGGAAGTCGCCGCCGAGGACGCTGGTAACGCGCAGACAAACGGATCGGCCGTGGCGGAAACGCAACCAGCCGAAAAAGAACCAGAGCCAGAGCCAGCTCCCGAACGGCAGCCTGAGCCTGTGCTTGAAAGCTCGCAACCAGAGGATGAGGGACCGAAGCGCAAAGGATGGTGGCAGCGCCGATCCTTCTTCTGA
- a CDS encoding NUDIX domain-containing protein, with translation MRALIVQDGRLLLVNAYREGDSDLWCAPGGGVELHGSLHDNLMREVHEETGLTVHVGDLAGVNEFHDPAGSFHQVEIFFHARIAAGALDPAWRDLDQIVSKRHFFSPEEMRAVRYKPDALARMAFDVGTARYDPLERIVR, from the coding sequence GTGCGCGCCCTTATCGTCCAAGACGGTCGGCTGCTGCTCGTGAACGCGTACCGCGAAGGCGATTCTGACCTTTGGTGTGCGCCCGGCGGCGGCGTTGAGCTTCACGGATCACTGCACGACAATCTGATGCGAGAGGTCCATGAAGAAACGGGGCTGACGGTTCACGTTGGCGATCTGGCAGGGGTGAACGAGTTTCACGATCCTGCCGGCTCATTCCATCAGGTTGAGATCTTCTTCCATGCGCGCATTGCGGCGGGCGCACTGGATCCTGCGTGGCGTGATCTTGACCAAATCGTCTCCAAACGCCACTTTTTCTCGCCAGAGGAGATGCGCGCCGTTCGATACAAGCCGGACGCACTTGCGCGCATGGCATTCGATGTCGGTACCGCGCGCTACGATCCGCTTGAACGGATTGTCCGCTAG